A part of Cervus elaphus chromosome 11, mCerEla1.1, whole genome shotgun sequence genomic DNA contains:
- the CCT4 gene encoding T-complex protein 1 subunit delta: MPENVAPRTGPPAGAAGAAGGRGKSAYQDRDKPAQIRFSNISAAKAVADAIRTSLGPKGMDKMIQDGKGDVTITNDGATILKQMQVLHPAARMLVELSKAQDIEAGDGTTSVVIIAGSLLDSCTKLLQKGIHPTIISESFQKALEKGVEILTDMSRPVELSDRETLLNSAATSLNSKVVSQYSSLLSPMSVDAVMKVIDPATATSVDLRDIKIVKKLGGTIDDCELVEGLVLTQKVANSGITRVEKAKIGLIQFCLSAPKTDMDNQIVVSDYVQMDRVLREERAYILNLVKQIKKTGCNVLLIQKSILRDALSDLALHFLNKMKIMVVKDIEREDIEFICKTIGTKPVAHVDQFTADMLGSAELAEEVSLNGSGKLIKITGCASPGKTVTIVVRGSNKLVIEEAERSIHDALCVIRCLVKKRALIAGGGAPEIELALRLTEYSRTLSGMESYCIRAFADAMEVIPSTLAENAGLNPISTVTELRNRHAQGEKTTGINVRKGGISNILEELVVQPLLVSVSALTLATETVRSILKIDDVVNTR; this comes from the exons ATGCCCGAGAACGTAGCCCCCCGGACCGGGCCGCCCGCCGGGGCTGCCGGGGCTGCCGGCGGCCGCGGGAAGAGCGCCTATCAGGACCGCGATAAGCCGGCCCAGATCCGCTTCAGCAACATCTCAGCAGCCAAAG cTGTTGCTGATGCTATTAGAACAAGCCTTGGACCAAAAGGAATGGATAAAATG ATTCAAGATGGAAAAGGTGATGTGACCATTACAAATGATGGTGCCACCATTCTGAAACAAATGCAGGTGTTACATCCAGCAGCCAGAATG CTGGTGGAGCTGTCCAAGGCTCAGGATATAGAAGCAGGAGATGGCACCACATCAGTGGTCATTATTGCTGGCTCTCTCTTGGATTCCTGTACCAAGCTTCTTCAGAAAG GGATTCATCCCACCATCATTTCTGAGTCATTCCAGAAGGCTTTGGAAAAGGGCGTTGAAATCTTGACTGATATGTCTCGACCTGTGGAACTGAGTGACAGAGAAACTTTGTTAAATAGTGCGGCCACTTCATTGAACTCAAAG GTTGTGTCTCAGTATTCAAGTCTCCTTTCTCCAATGAGTGTAGATGCGGTGATGAAAGTGATTGACCCAGCCACAGCTACTAGTGTAGATCTTAGAGATATTAAAATAGTTAAGAAGCTTGG tggGACAATTGATGACTGTGAGTTGGTGGAAGGTCTGGTTCTTACTCAAAAGGTAGCAAATTCTGGCATAACCAGAGTTGAAAAGGCTAAGATTGGGCTTATTCAGTTCTGCTTATCTGCTCCCAAAACAGAT ATGGACAATCAAATAGTGGTTTCTGACTATGTTCAGATGGATCGAGTGCTAAGAGAAGAGAGAGCTTATATTCTAAATTTAgtgaagcaaattaaaaaaacaggatGTAATGTTCTTCTCATACAGAAGTCTATTCTAAG AGATGCTCTTAGTGATCTTGCATTACATTTCCTGaacaaaatgaagattatggtgGTAAAGGATATTGAAAGAGAAGACATTGAATTCATTTGTAAG ACGATTGGAACCAAACCAGTTGCTCATGTTGACCAGTTCACTGCTGACATGCTGGGATCTGCCGAATTAGCTGAGGAGGTCAGCTTAAATGGTTCTGGCAAACTGATCAAG ATTACAGGCTGTGCAAGCCCTGGAAAAACAGTTACAATTGTTGTTCGTGGTTCTAACAAATTGGTGATTGAAGAAGCTGAGCGTTCCATCCATGATGCTCTCTGCGTTATTCGCTGTTTAGTGAAGAAGAG AGCCCTTATTGCAGGAGGTGGTGCTCCAGAAATAGAGTTGGCCCTACGGCTAACTGAATACTCACGAACATTGAGTGGTATGGAATCCTACTGCATTCGTGCTTTTGCAGATGCTATGGAAGTCATTCCATCTACACTAGCTGAAAACGCTGGCCTGAATCCCATTTCTACTGTAACAGAACTAAGAAACCGGCATGCCCAAGGAGAAAAAACTACAGGCATTAATGTCCGAAAG GGTGGCATTTCCAACATACTGGAGGAACTGGTTGTCCAGCCTCTGCTGGTGTCAGTCAGTGCGCTGACTCTGGCAACTGAAACTGTCCGGAGCATTCTGAAAATTGATGATGTG gtaAACACTCGGTAA